Part of the Clostridia bacterium genome is shown below.
AAGCCTCAGAGAAAGCGAGTAGGAGGAGATTCAAATATATTCAAGTGTTAAAGGACTGCCAATGGAGGGTGCAGTTGCACTATTTTGTGCTGTGCTTGTTGTTCTTTATGGCAATACTATAAATTATAGAAAACAGAAAAAGAATGAGGGATAGACTTCGAGGTTATTAGGTTATTATACTTATCACTTGCGAAAGGTCGCCTGGGTGACCGATAAGTTTGGTGTCACATGGCAATTGGTGTGGGAGTAGACAGAACCCTATTTCATATGATTATTATTCCAATATCCTGGTTAATATAATATTGCCAGAAAACCAGGAGGAGTAAAGAAAAATGAAAGTTGCAATATTAGGAGCAGGACTATCAGGGCTGTCATGTGCGAAATATCTTGAGGATAATAATATAGAACCAGTAATTTTTGAAAAACGTGAAAGAGTCGGTGAGCGCTTTCCCAATATGGAATCAGTTATGCAATTAGTACATAGGCCGATGAAAGACCCGGTTATCTATATAAATAAAAAGTATAACATTAATCTGATGCCAACAGGATTAGTACATACAATAGAAATATATTCTCCTAATCATAAAGCAACTTTTACAGGTTACAACTTAGGATATACATCAATACGCGGCCATGATGACCGCTCTTGGGAATGTCAGTTGGCCAGGCAAATTAAAGCAAAGATTCATTTTAATTCTACGGTCACTTGGCAGGAGCTTGAAGAGGATTTTGACTGGGTTATAATTGCTACAGGAGATCCCACTATATCAAGAGAACTTAAGGTATGGAGGACAGATATCGAAGCATTTTTGAAGGGCTGTATCGTCAAGGGCAAATTCGACCTGGGTGTTTCAAAAATCTGGTTGAATACTAAATTAAGCAAAAATTGCATGGTGTATTTTGCACCCTTTGATGCAAATGAAGCCAGCTATTGTACAGTAGCAATTCCCTCTTCGCCAGAGGAACTGGATACCCTTTGGTCAAGAACAATAGAAGAACTGAAGTTTGAACCTATACCCAAGACTGAATTTAAGTATGAAGAATATAAAATGGGAAGGGTCTCGACCAGACGAATAGGAAAGAAACTACTTATTGGTGCAGCAGGAGGGTTTGTTTTACCTTTTATGGGGTTTGGTCAAATTCCATCAATATTAAGTGGTGTATATGCTGCTGAGTCAATAATTACAGGCAAAGACTACAATAAATTGACTTCATGGTTTGATAAACAATATGCAGATGAATTAATACTAAGAAAATATGTAGACAACATGGATAACAAAGGATTAGATAGATTGGTTTCTTTTCTTAGTCTACCAATGGTTAGCAAACTTGCAGCCAATACCAATTTACCCGTTTTAGGCATAGCAGCAAAAGCCATTCGCTCTAGGAATCTTATAAAAAGACCCATAGCGCAAAAGACTAAAATATGACACACAGTTGTCATGTTACTCATGTTATACTGGTTGTATAATATGATGAAAAGGATTATGAAATATGAAGTATATTCCGGCAAAGACAATCATTTCAGGCTATATGGACAATAATTCCTGGTTTGGCTGCAACTATAATATGAATATTTACAAAGGCTGCTGTCATGGCTGCATCTACTGTGACAGCCGCAGTGAATGCTATCATGTAGAGAACTTTGATGAGGTAAGGGCGAAAGAGAATGCTCTTGCCATAATTGAGCGTGAGCTAAAATCCAAACGCAGAACTGGTGTGGTTGGAACAGGTGCAATGAGTGATCCGTACAATGCATTTGAAAATAAATACCGTTTGACAAGAGGTGCGCTATCACTTATCAACACCTACCGATTTGGTGCCTCCATTGCTACAAAGAGTAATTTGATTACAAGGGACATAGATATTCTAAAGGAAATACAAAGCCATTCTCCTGTACTAATTAAGATCACAGTTACCACATGGGATGATGAACTATGTAAAAAGATAGAGCCTAATGTGGCAGTATCATCAAAGCGGTTTGCTGCGGTTAAAGAGCTCTCCGATCAGGGTATATTTACAGGCATCCTACTCATGCCTGTATTGCCATTTTTGGAGGATAACGAGGAAAATATAAGAGACATCATACGTTATGCATATGAGAGCGGGGCAAAATTTATTTATCCCGCTTTTGGTGTAACATTGAGGCAAAACCAAAGGGCTTGGTATTATGAAAAGCTTGATGAGCAGTTTCCTACCCTCAAGCAGAAGTACATACAGCAGTTTGGCAATTCCTATGAGTGTCATTCGCCAAAAGCGGAGATGT
Proteins encoded:
- a CDS encoding NAD(P)-binding protein — encoded protein: MKVAILGAGLSGLSCAKYLEDNNIEPVIFEKRERVGERFPNMESVMQLVHRPMKDPVIYINKKYNINLMPTGLVHTIEIYSPNHKATFTGYNLGYTSIRGHDDRSWECQLARQIKAKIHFNSTVTWQELEEDFDWVIIATGDPTISRELKVWRTDIEAFLKGCIVKGKFDLGVSKIWLNTKLSKNCMVYFAPFDANEASYCTVAIPSSPEELDTLWSRTIEELKFEPIPKTEFKYEEYKMGRVSTRRIGKKLLIGAAGGFVLPFMGFGQIPSILSGVYAAESIITGKDYNKLTSWFDKQYADELILRKYVDNMDNKGLDRLVSFLSLPMVSKLAANTNLPVLGIAAKAIRSRNLIKRPIAQKTKI
- a CDS encoding radical SAM protein — protein: MKYIPAKTIISGYMDNNSWFGCNYNMNIYKGCCHGCIYCDSRSECYHVENFDEVRAKENALAIIERELKSKRRTGVVGTGAMSDPYNAFENKYRLTRGALSLINTYRFGASIATKSNLITRDIDILKEIQSHSPVLIKITVTTWDDELCKKIEPNVAVSSKRFAAVKELSDQGIFTGILLMPVLPFLEDNEENIRDIIRYAYESGAKFIYPAFGVTLRQNQRAWYYEKLDEQFPTLKQKYIQQFGNSYECHSPKAEMLRQMFQKECDRYGILYSMGDIIKSYKQGYGNTQLSLFD